In the Candidatus Thermoplasmatota archaeon genome, GATGTCCTCAGAGTCGCGGGCACTGTTGTCACGGAGAGATGTCTGTTGAGTGCGGCGACAGAGCTCTCAGACAACGGCATCGCGTGCCATGTGACCATCTCGACCGATGAGATGAACATGAGGCTGATGGACGAGATGCGCCTGGACTGCGTCATTCTGGATGATGCGATATTCGCGATGGAGAAGGCGCAGGATATCCAGAGCACGGAGATCGGTTCGGACATGCTGTTGCTCAAGGAGACGGGCTCAAGGTACGCCCGTCTTGGGTTCGGAGCTCAGCGTTTGGCCTTCCGATATCTGGACGAGAAGGGCATACCGCATGATGTCGTCCGCACGATCTACGAGCCCACCATGGTCGACCGCACGGACCTGAGCTACTTCGTCAACAAGAGCTTGGTGAGGAACGCGATTGTCA is a window encoding:
- a CDS encoding LysR family transcriptional regulator, which produces MVDARPRVVFVSEGQEITHRQMEALAALHEKGSMRKAAEAIGVSTPVLHKYVREIEVKAEANLITSTSKGSRLTEAGLELLRRFRAYELRLKDEDVLRVAGTVVTERCLLSAATELSDNGIACHVTISTDEMNMRLMDEMRLDCVILDDAIFAMEKAQDIQSTEIGSDMLLLKETGSRYARLGFGAQRLAFRYLDEKGIPHDVVRTIYEPTMVDRTDLSYFVNKSLVRNAIVRADGAKDQKWSIHSVIALQCSENENISAFLEEAREAWLYRKG